In the Candidatus Tisiphia endosymbiont of Melanophora roralis genome, TATTGGTTAGTATTCTCCATGTCAATGATCACATCTTGTATATGTATCTTTAAAGCTTTTAGCTCATTAACATCACTGATTAAAGGAATCATTAACTCTAGAACAATATTTATATTTTCTTCAATTTGCAATTCTCTGATAGCAGTAAAAATTGCCATTATTTGCATTTGATAAATCTCAGGATAAGAAATACCTAGGCGACATCCTCTATGTCCAAGCATGGGGTTCACTTCATATAATGCATGCAAACGTTGTTCCACAACAGATAAAGGTAGATTCATAATATCTGCTAAGTTTCTTTTATCAATCTCTGTTGTTGGCAAAAATTCATGTAAAGGAGGGTCAAGCAGTCTTATATTTACGGCTTTACCATGCATAATTCGAAATAATGCCTTAAAATCTCGAATTTGCAAGGGCAATAATTTATTTATCGCATGTTTTCTCCGTTCTATATCAGGAGCAATTATCATTTCTCGTACTAATGGAATTTTATCAGGGTCAAAAAACATATGTTCTGTTCTGCATAGTCCAATTCCACATGCTCCAAATTTCATGGAAACACCAGCGTCTAAAATAGTTTCAGCATTGGCTCTAACTTTTAAAGTAGCAAATTCATCTGCCCAATCTAGAATTGTTTGAAATTCCTTAGTAAAACTAGGCTGAATAAGTGGGACTTCCCCTAAAAAGATTTTTCCTGTTCCACCATCTACAGTTATTAAGTCACCATAATTAATAATAGTTTCCCCTATTTTAAAGAGCTGTTTTTTTTCATCTATTACCACATCACTTGCCCCGCAAACACATGGTTTTCCTAATCCTCTAGCGACTACAGCCGCATGTGATGTCATCCCACCTCTAGCTGTAAGAATACCGGCTGAAACATACATACCATTTATATCTTCAGGACTAGTATCATGGCGTACCAAAATCACTTTATGGTGATGCGACATTTTTTCTGCATCATATGGAGAAAAAACTACTATACCAGTAGCAGCCCCAGGAGATGCTGGTAGTCCCTTAGCAATGGGGCTTAGAGTATTGCTATAATCAATAGCCGTGTGCAAAAGCTGAGTTAGCGATTCCGGATCTACACGCATTATTGCTTGTTGTTTAGTAATCAGTCCTTCTTGTACCATATCCGTGGCAATTTTAATACTGGCTAAAGCTGTTCTTTTAGCAGTACGTGTTTGCAAGATATAGAATTTACCGTCTTCCACGGTGAATTCTATATCTTGTATATCTAAGTAATGTAGTTCTAACTTCTTACAAATTCCCTGTAATTGATCAAATATTTGTGGCATAACTGTTTGCATTGAGCAGTCAAGATTATGATCGTTTGACATAATAGGGCTTGGGGTTCTTGTCCCTGACACTACATCTTCACCTTGGGCGTTTACTAGATATTCGCCAAAAAGCTTATTTTCACCAGTTGCAGGGCAACGTGAAAATACTACACCTGTTGCAGAATTATTGTTTTGATTACCAAAAACCATTGACTGTACATTAATCGCTGTACCCCAATCATTGGGTATATTATGTAGCTTTCTATAAGTTATTGCTCTATCACTTGTCCAAGATTTTAATACGGCTTTTATTGATTCTTCTAGTTGTGTATATGGATCAAAAAACGATTCACCACAATGATTAAAGATTATCTTTTTAAATTCTTCAACTATTATTCTTAGGAAATCCCCAGTAATTTCATTTTCTTGATAAATATTACATTTGCTCTTATGCATTTCAAATGCATTCTTAAATAATCCGTTTGAAACGGATAATACTGTTGATCCGTACATTTCTAAGAATCTTCGGTAGCTGTCAAGAGCAAAAATTTCATTTCCAGTACTGGATAGTGCATTGCAAACTTGATCATTATACCCAAGATTAAGTATAGTATCCATCATGCCGGGCATAGAAGCTCTTGAGCCTGAACGGACGGATAGTAGTAGTGGATTTTTATGATTTCCAAAAATCTTACCAGTAGTATTTTCTAAATTTTTAACAGCTACCGCTAAGTCCTTATTAAAATTTTCAGGCAAATTGTAATTATTTTTATAAAAATAATTACAAAGTTCTGTGGTAATAGTAAAACCATCAGGAATAGGTAAATTTAAGTTAGACATCTCAGCAAGACCAGCTCCTTTACTACCAAGTATGTCTTTCATTTGGGCATTGCCTTCCCCGTCGTTAGTACCAAAATAATAGATCCATTTGTTCATAAATACCGAAACAATTTCTAATATATACTCAAATGATTTGGAGAATTGGATTTGAAAATGAATGGTGAGCAAGCGGAACGTACATAATAGTATAGTTACGCATGCGAATCCATGATATTTTCAAAAAACAATTTTTCAAAGCAGATAGAGTATAGCTATTATATAATATGGCTAGATAAGCTGCAATGTTTAAATGCCCTGTACTAGAAGATATCTCATCACTCAAGTCTCCCAAGTCTCTTGATTTCTAGTTGATCAAATTTTGTACCACTCAATAAGAATTCATTAAAATCAAGTTTCTGTTTTTTAGCTTTTGATAATCCTGCCTACTTATAAATACTGGTATATTCAGGAATTTTTATTAATTTCTTTTTAGCATAATACTTTATTAATTTTCCATTAATTAGTTCAATGATTATTTCCGCTACAGCTTCTTGATTTTCTTGTGAAATATGAATTTTCTTGAATTTATCATTATTACGTAGCCCAGCTTTATATGCTATACTATCCTTTTTTAAGTTGCTAACTATCTTCTGAAAATTTGTAATATCAAACCCATAATCATTTATAGCAATTTTTTTATAATGTAATTTTGAGTTATTTAAGAAATTACTTAAATCAAAATTACCATATTTTACAAATTTATTAACTGTACGTTTCAAGTTATTTTTGGTAATATTGTTAATATATTGCATCATAATTGAGGTAGTGAATTTCTCTTTTTTATTATGAGTATGATTTGCCACTATTGTTTTTATAAGATTATCTAAACTAAACTGAGTATTAGTTAGATTTTGTATTTTTATATCTAGTACAGATGCTATTATATAGCCTCTGTCATATGCTAACTCGCTAGCTAGAGCATTATCCCAATATAATTTTGATATAGTTTCATTATCAAATAATAAGTAAGGAGAGGTATAATATTTTTGTAAAATCTTGTTATAGTTTTCTAAATATTCTTCAAATGTTACAATTCCATTAGTTAAATTAATCTTGTCAGTAAAATATTGTGTAAATCCTTCTGTAAACCACTTATATAGTGTTTCCTCTTTTTCCTTTATCAGAGTATTGCCTATCCACTTATGCAAATTTTCATGTGCCAGTAGGTGCTTAATATTAAAATCATTTACATTAAACTTCTCAGGTAATAGATACAGAACAGTATTACCACCAATTAAAGTACCATAGAAACTATTATGTTTTCTATGGTTATTTATGAATACAAACAAATTATCATTATTCTTTGTTTCAAAGAATCTCTCTTGAGCATTTATTATTTCATACAAAAGTTTTGTTAAGCTTTCCTGTGATTTGGTATCTATACTAAAAAATATTATGTTGTTACCCTTATAATTTACATTTTGTAAGATACTATGGTTTCCAGATATAGCAAATCCCTTTGAAATTAAGCTATCTGCAGTAAGATTAAGCTTTTGTATTTTATTAGCAGCAATATTGCCAAAATTAGTAAATACATCATTATGACTAGCAAATTTAATATCTACATCTATACTTTCGCCATTTGTATATAATTTGGGGCATATTAAGGCAAACTTATATAAAAAATAAAATCCTTGGTCGATTATGTAAGTATAGTAGTTTGATCCAAGTTTTGCTTGAGTATTCAATATATCATACCATACAACAATCTTTTGATTGGGTTTATGCGTTATTTTATTAGTATTTTTTATAAAAACACCATTTTCTACATGAATATTTTTTATTTGATTAGACAAATCATGTCCCCAAACTTGATGAGGAATATATAATTCTGTTTGATTTGAATTAGGAGAAGTAAATTCCAACTTAATTCTAAGCTTCTTATCCTTAGGAAAATGATAAACCTCATATGATAAGCTACCAAAAGCTTTGCTAATAAAAAAAACAAAGATGCATATTGCAAGTATCTTTAAGTTTACGTTTAATATATAGTTAGCCTATCATTTCTATTTTATCATAACATTCTATATATACAATATATATTTTGATATACAAAGTGCTTTTTTGTAAGAAAAATAGTGTTTTTTTCATAGGATAGGATTATTCTAAGATTTAAATTACTCTTATGCTAACAATATTCGTAAATAACCGAACAAATGACGTTTCACCTTAATAATTGCTGGCTTAATATTTATAAACCTAAAGGCATAAGCTCAGCAAAGCTTGTTTCTATCATTAAGAAAAACCTTTTAGGGGCTAAAGTTGGTCATTGTGGGACTTTGGATGTTGAAGCTGAAGGTGTATTACCTTTGGCAATTGGTGAAGCAACAAAATTAGTGCGAGTTCTAGTAGATGCAAAGAAAACTTACATTTTCACGGTGCAGTTTGGTAGGCAAACTGATACAGCAGATGCTGCAGGTAAAATAATAAAGGTTACTGATAATATTCCCACTTCAATTGATTGCCATAATATATGTAAAAAATTCATAGGTACAATAAAACAACGTCCTCCTGCCTTTTCTGCTATAAAAGTTAACGGTATTAGATCTTATAAATTAGCACGAGAAGATTTGGCAGTAGAATTAACTCCTCGAAATATTGAAATATATAATTTAGAATGTCTTAATTTCAACCACCAAAATAATCAAGCTAGCTATAAGGTTGAATGCTCTAAAGGGACTTATGTAAGGACTCTAGCAGAAGATATTGCTTTATCCTTGCAAAGTTTAGGATTTGTGGTAGAATTACAGCGTACTAAAGTTGGAATATTTACAGCATGCAATGCTATTAAATTAACAGAACTTGATATACAAAAGCAAGAAATGCAACAGTTTCTTGCAGAAAAAGCTATAAAGATTGAAGCAGTACTGGACGACATCCTGGTGCTTGATGCTACTATTGACCAAGCTAAGAAAATCATTCATGGTCAGAAATGCTATTTTGATTATCCTGAAAATATTGAATTAATTTGGATTCGATATCATGGCTCTCTCTTAGCAATTGGTAGCTTGAGTGAAAATTGCTTTAATTCTTTTCGAGTATTTAACCTAACATCAGTTCGATATAAGAATTATTAATTCTTATATCGATACTTGCTTTGTTATAAGGAAAAATGCACTCTTGAAGCGGCTGACGCAAGTGCATTTTAACTTTTTTCATCATTCAATATGTGATTTTAATAATTAAAATCACATATTGAATGGAGTGTTATATTTTAACAATCAGGTGGGCAGCCGCTTCAAACCTGATTGTTTCTATATATAATACTGAATTCGATGTAACTTGTTACATCGAATTCAGGTTAACCTAATAAAAATAAACATGGAGATTAATGATGTCGATTACAGCACAGCGTAAGCAGCAATTAATTACAGAATATGCTACTAAAGAAAACGATACTGGTTCTAGTGAAGTGCAATGTGCAATTCTAACCGAAAGAATCAATAACTTAACAGGGCATTTTAAAACTAATCACAAAGATTTTTCTTCGAGAAGAGGATTATTGATGTTAGTTGGTCGTAGGCGTCGATTGTTGGATTATATCAAGAAGCAAAGTCTAAGCAGATATTTGTCGTTGATTAATAAACTAGGAATAAGAAAGTAAAATAAAGCCCGGTTAAAAAATCAAAAATTTTAGCCGGGTTTTTTGTTCATTAAATAAGGAATAAGAATGTTTGAAGAAATAACTAAAACGATAGAATTAGGTGGGAAACTACTAGAATTAACTACTGGTAAAATTGCTCGTCAAGCTGATGGAGCAGTTATGGTAAAAATGGGAGGAAGTGTCTTATTATGTACTGCAGTGAGTAGCAAAGAAGCAAAAGAAGGGATAGGATTCTTTCCTCTTACTGTACACTATAAAGAAATGGCATTTGCTGCTGGTAAAATACCTGGAGGATTTTTTAAAAGAGAAGGTAAAGGGTCAGAAAAAGAAGTATTAGTCTCACGCTTGATCGACAGACCGATTAGGCCATTATTCCACCCAGCCTTTCTTAATGAAACGCAAGTAATCTGTACTGTTCTTTCATACGATCCTGAATGTAATACGGATATATTGGCAATTATCGGAGCATCGGCTGCATTGGCTTTGTCTAGCGCCCCCTATCAAGATATAGTAGCAGCTAGCAGAGTTGGCTTGATAAATGATCAATTCATATTAAACCCTTCATTTAGCCAATTAAAGACTAGTAAATTAGACTTAGTAGTGGCAGGCACTAAGACGTCAGTTATGATGGTTGAATCTGAAGCCGATCTATTGTCCGAAGAAAAAATGTTGGAAGCTATTGAGTTTGGTCACAAGGCATTACAGCCTGTAATTGAATTGATTAATGATTTAGTAAAAAGTGCTGGGAAACCTAAATTACAGCTTGCCGATTTATTCCCTACTAGCTTAAAGGAACAAATTAGAGGTATCGCATCAGAAGATATTCAGCATGCTTTTTCTATCAAATCAAAACAAGAAAGGGTCTTAGCGGTAAAGCATGTTTCTGATATAATTAAGCGACATTTTGCCGAAGATATTGCTAATAATAATCTTACTAATTCTCAGATTGAGTTCGCTCTTAAAGAAGTAGAATCAGAAATATTACGGCAAAACGTATTAAAGAGCAATATTCGTATCGATGGTAGAAAACCGGAAGATATAAGAAACATAGCTTGTGAAGTGGCTTTGTTGCCAAAAACACATGGTTCAAGCTTGTTTACTAGAGGGGAAACACAAAGTTTAGTAGTTGCAACACTAGGTACTGGTCAAGATGAACAAATTGTTGATAGTTTAGACGAGGAATATAAAGAGCGTTTTATGCTTAACTATATTTTCCCTCCTTATTCAGTAGGCGAAGCAACCCCAGTAAGAGCTCCTGGACGTAGAGAAATAGGGCATGGTAAACTAGCATGGAGAGCCATTAACCGCATGCTGCCAACTAAAGAACAATTCCCTTATTCTATTAGAGTAGTGTCAGAAATTACCTCCTGTAATGGTTCGTCATCTATGGCTACTATTTGTGGTAGTTCAATGGCTCTAATGGATGCTGGAGTACCCATCACAACTCCTATAGCAGGTATTGCTATGGGTTTGATAAAAGAAGGTGATAAGTTTGTAGTATTATCCGATATTATGGGGGATGAAGATCATCTTGGAGATATGGATTTTAAAGTAGCTGGTGGTAAACACGGCATAACCGCATTACAAATGGATATAAAAATATCTGGAGTAACGTTTGAAATAATGAAGCATGTTTTAGTTCAAGCAAAGCTTGGTCTTGTTCATATTTTACAAGAAATGGATAAGACTATTAATAAAACCAATAACCATATTAGCCAGTATGCACCTTGTATTCAAAGTTTTAAAATTGATAAAGATAAAATTAGAGACGTCATAGGACCGGGTGGCAAAGTAATACGCGAAATTTGTGATATGACATCGGCTAAAATTGACATAAGCGACGATGGCAATGTAACTGTTTCGACTATAGGCAAAGAGAAGCTAGATATGGCTGTCGAAAAAATTAAGTCAATTGCTTTTGACCCTGAAATTGGTGGCATATTCAATGGAACTGTTGTTAAAATATTAGACTCTGGAGCGTTTATCAATTATTTAGGTAATCGTGATGGATTCATACATATTAGTGAGATTTCAAAAGAACGTATTGAATCTGTATCTAGTGTTTTAAAACATGGAGATATAGTAAAAGTTAAACTTATTGGTTTTGACAATAAAGGCAAAGCAAAATTAACCATAAAAAATATCGATGCTAAAGTTACTCAGGACGTTATAACTAATCAAAAATCTGAGTCTTATAAAGATAACAGCGATAATAATGGTAATAAACGCGAATCTGCAAAGAAATGGCAAAATAACAAAACAGCCTCCTCTAATGAAGATGAAGTTGTAACTGAGCGTAAGTATTTTAATTAAAACCAAACTAACTCAACTAGCCTCTGTGATATTTATAGAGGCTAGTTGTTTTGTGTGGTTTATTACAAAAATTTGCAGAGATCAACTTTCCGAGTACTGATCTAACACATCTCCAAGTATCATTGAGTCATTTTCGTCCCATATACCACCAAGAGCCTCTTTATTTTCTTTGGTATTATTATGCCACAAGTTTTCCCACAAACTCTTTTGATTTGGATCATTTACAATATCCTGTCCTCGATAATGCAGTTTCATCGATAACATAGCAGAAATAGTTTGATCATCTAGCTTTCCTAGATTCGTACCTTCATTATTTAGTACTTTATATCCTAACTCCTCAAGTTGCTTTTGTATATCTTCAATTGTATCTTTATCTTGCTTACTCTTGTCTTTATAAGAAACTACTACCTCCGGATTTTCTTTCCTTTCCTTAAAGCAATATACACCAAAATTATGAGAGAACCCTTCTTCTTTTGCCTTGGCGAATGTTTGCCATGGAAAATACGGTCCAGGTCCTATTTTTCTTCCAGGAGTCCAATCACTATGACCCAATAACATTTTTGAATCAGAATGTGTATGAGTTGTTAACCATTCTTGCAACTGCATCCCAGCCTTTATCTGTGGCTCGGGATAAGCTTCTAATCCAGTATTTACATAATTAATTCCTACCGAAAAACTATTCATATCATTCTTTAAAATGTTCTCCGGTAAGTGAGGATTCCACTTACTTTGATAGTGTAACCCACCAGGTCCTGCATGGTAAGCCCTACAGGTCACAGGCACAAATTTAAATATTGCCCCATCTTTATCTATAAGAAAATGAGTAGAGGTTCCATTTTTCTCATAAGCATTAAAAGCTGCCTCAACAGTTGGTGATACTGTGTAATTATGAACAGTATAGGGAATAGACTGATCTTTTTTAAATGTTGCATCTGGTATTTCTGGATTTCTTACATTATTACGTAAATTGTAATTATTACATTTCCCTTCTTCAGGAGATTGTTCTGGGTACTGAGTATCCTGATTCTCACGTAGATATCTAAGATTGAATGTTAATTTTTCTTTCATGATATACCTATTTTTAATGATTTTGATACTATTAAACTGCCATGATTAAATAGTACTATTTAATTCTATCCAAGACATTAATATTTGTCTAGATTAAATTTATTGCTTCACAAAGCTTGTTCAAATAATATTTGCTTTTCGGTATTGATTACCTGTTCTATCTTGCTTGTCAATTCTCGAACATCAGATTGTTCTATTTCCTCTACAGGAATAACATTAATAATCTTTACTTGGATTACCCCTGGTTTCTTAATCCAAAAACCTTTTGGCCAGTATACCCCTGCGTTGTGAGCCATCATCACGATCGGTACTTTTGCTAGTGATGCTAATTTTACTGCACTAGGTTTAAATTTAGCATTTTGTTCTGGTCTAAATCTAGTAGATTCAGGAAAAATAACCAACCATAAACCATCTTTTATCTTTTCCTG is a window encoding:
- the ppdK gene encoding pyruvate, phosphate dikinase, translated to MNKWIYYFGTNDGEGNAQMKDILGSKGAGLAEMSNLNLPIPDGFTITTELCNYFYKNNYNLPENFNKDLAVAVKNLENTTGKIFGNHKNPLLLSVRSGSRASMPGMMDTILNLGYNDQVCNALSSTGNEIFALDSYRRFLEMYGSTVLSVSNGLFKNAFEMHKSKCNIYQENEITGDFLRIIVEEFKKIIFNHCGESFFDPYTQLEESIKAVLKSWTSDRAITYRKLHNIPNDWGTAINVQSMVFGNQNNNSATGVVFSRCPATGENKLFGEYLVNAQGEDVVSGTRTPSPIMSNDHNLDCSMQTVMPQIFDQLQGICKKLELHYLDIQDIEFTVEDGKFYILQTRTAKRTALASIKIATDMVQEGLITKQQAIMRVDPESLTQLLHTAIDYSNTLSPIAKGLPASPGAATGIVVFSPYDAEKMSHHHKVILVRHDTSPEDINGMYVSAGILTARGGMTSHAAVVARGLGKPCVCGASDVVIDEKKQLFKIGETIINYGDLITVDGGTGKIFLGEVPLIQPSFTKEFQTILDWADEFATLKVRANAETILDAGVSMKFGACGIGLCRTEHMFFDPDKIPLVREMIIAPDIERRKHAINKLLPLQIRDFKALFRIMHGKAVNIRLLDPPLHEFLPTTEIDKRNLADIMNLPLSVVEQRLHALYEVNPMLGHRGCRLGISYPEIYQMQIMAIFTAIRELQIEENINIVLELMIPLISDVNELKALKIHIQDVIIDMENTNQYKFDFTLGTMIELPRAALKAGEIAKQVDYFSFGTNDLTQTTYGISRDDVASFFPDYLEKKIFAFDPFSKLDEEGVGELIEIAIQRGLKNNPTLKLGVCGEHAGNPDSIEFFHKIGLHYISCSPYRIPIARIAAAQAEIKRCG
- the truB gene encoding tRNA pseudouridine(55) synthase TruB yields the protein MTFHLNNCWLNIYKPKGISSAKLVSIIKKNLLGAKVGHCGTLDVEAEGVLPLAIGEATKLVRVLVDAKKTYIFTVQFGRQTDTADAAGKIIKVTDNIPTSIDCHNICKKFIGTIKQRPPAFSAIKVNGIRSYKLAREDLAVELTPRNIEIYNLECLNFNHQNNQASYKVECSKGTYVRTLAEDIALSLQSLGFVVELQRTKVGIFTACNAIKLTELDIQKQEMQQFLAEKAIKIEAVLDDILVLDATIDQAKKIIHGQKCYFDYPENIELIWIRYHGSLLAIGSLSENCFNSFRVFNLTSVRYKNY
- the rpsO gene encoding 30S ribosomal protein S15 yields the protein MSITAQRKQQLITEYATKENDTGSSEVQCAILTERINNLTGHFKTNHKDFSSRRGLLMLVGRRRRLLDYIKKQSLSRYLSLINKLGIRK
- the pnp gene encoding polyribonucleotide nucleotidyltransferase, with protein sequence MFEEITKTIELGGKLLELTTGKIARQADGAVMVKMGGSVLLCTAVSSKEAKEGIGFFPLTVHYKEMAFAAGKIPGGFFKREGKGSEKEVLVSRLIDRPIRPLFHPAFLNETQVICTVLSYDPECNTDILAIIGASAALALSSAPYQDIVAASRVGLINDQFILNPSFSQLKTSKLDLVVAGTKTSVMMVESEADLLSEEKMLEAIEFGHKALQPVIELINDLVKSAGKPKLQLADLFPTSLKEQIRGIASEDIQHAFSIKSKQERVLAVKHVSDIIKRHFAEDIANNNLTNSQIEFALKEVESEILRQNVLKSNIRIDGRKPEDIRNIACEVALLPKTHGSSLFTRGETQSLVVATLGTGQDEQIVDSLDEEYKERFMLNYIFPPYSVGEATPVRAPGRREIGHGKLAWRAINRMLPTKEQFPYSIRVVSEITSCNGSSSMATICGSSMALMDAGVPITTPIAGIAMGLIKEGDKFVVLSDIMGDEDHLGDMDFKVAGGKHGITALQMDIKISGVTFEIMKHVLVQAKLGLVHILQEMDKTINKTNNHISQYAPCIQSFKIDKDKIRDVIGPGGKVIREICDMTSAKIDISDDGNVTVSTIGKEKLDMAVEKIKSIAFDPEIGGIFNGTVVKILDSGAFINYLGNRDGFIHISEISKERIESVSSVLKHGDIVKVKLIGFDNKGKAKLTIKNIDAKVTQDVITNQKSESYKDNSDNNGNKRESAKKWQNNKTASSNEDEVVTERKYFN
- a CDS encoding N-acetylmuramoyl-L-alanine amidase, whose product is MKEKLTFNLRYLRENQDTQYPEQSPEEGKCNNYNLRNNVRNPEIPDATFKKDQSIPYTVHNYTVSPTVEAAFNAYEKNGTSTHFLIDKDGAIFKFVPVTCRAYHAGPGGLHYQSKWNPHLPENILKNDMNSFSVGINYVNTGLEAYPEPQIKAGMQLQEWLTTHTHSDSKMLLGHSDWTPGRKIGPGPYFPWQTFAKAKEEGFSHNFGVYCFKERKENPEVVVSYKDKSKQDKDTIEDIQKQLEELGYKVLNNEGTNLGKLDDQTISAMLSMKLHYRGQDIVNDPNQKSLWENLWHNNTKENKEALGGIWDENDSMILGDVLDQYSES